One stretch of Poecilia reticulata strain Guanapo linkage group LG21, Guppy_female_1.0+MT, whole genome shotgun sequence DNA includes these proteins:
- the tdrd15 gene encoding tudor domain-containing protein 15: MQSKLGPEHEKSQDSGALTQHALWSVDLSLTHLDWSPEATLIHFQGQYPSICELDYNILQQELQNVPKTKAAVDVADFCLVEDVTSARWFRGRVQNRKEDLLDVFLIDCGNVLSVDIARISSCSDDLFILPPKIVSGFLANVLILQNCSHSVVERYLSSLTGKNVTGFIQALLPHKVLLFEAPDINSDLVRHGFGRHVDRDTFLLLVSMLTEVPLKQNMEPVPDLLIEKSRGQEFCYKSSSLQGYQDMLSFCGPKFSFGTCSKVRVTAAVHPGLFYCQMVDTEAELWQVSKKLAEICEDKTKGCSQKTPENLGVLCAVKGKDQKWHRGFVQLLPANSQVRVFFIDYGFFETAKVENVHSLPPEFYSMQIMAFPCTLPPLADQDLVFRTQQMSLLKAGLLGAVLDVEITGFDKDNHLYTITVLSAKDKLLEEPEPIQNLSSEPLSDFEEPSPQDRYENYEKILGEALYKTLEAEEIQVGSFFMGYVEYAQDPNHFWIRTQKRNQELEEMMGKIREHFSQVKLDEDVLLNPEVGAMCCALYNEDFHFYRGVVTDILEHGAEILFIDYGNVEKVPHKLIKNIPKTFAGISPFAVCCTLVNTFPLDDVWPSATCQFFRKAVSGKALLVHLIQKKKNTFVVDLFETGSDRSMTEVLISSKLAEYIPCVPVEKKQDVLDKARRLQHSETNMRKEQRQDCEGEVSLCRNETEKIEVSCYKVLKFKPGFEVSVRCSHINSPYDFWCQALDRSQALEKLMDDIQLHYSAHTVPLNPEELCCIVKSPEDGRWYRGLVIGNRKSQVIVMLVDYGSIIPVTPSHLQAIMPEYLLLEGQAFRCSLYNLIEPADPKYCGDWSPHACNFLKSFALNSEGVLKCKISSLLNVKNKGICNVVSLHNTQTQQSAANTLIEQGLARVATSSTRQNSDVFPESFIYSSFDLSPGDELQVYVTHVNSQCEVYCHLEKNTEIIEELEIKILEATENMQTRKGAVVRKMCLAKYLDGKWYRGITLSVQSSLHVGVFFVDYGNANISEMKSVMFISRRCEELLYTPMQAVRFNLHSVPTEELYADAVEWLINAVLNRLVRVVILGKRDDGSFDVELFDGEININEKLKELILSLSQKPKTAVRFSVSCRKTKKQNQCKKCDIGTFRTLLKVRSSSPSKVIGAKLKNTQNSALGRAPNRKAQERVQNQKRTSPIKPQIKSTSENQHAKQTQHRKEKETPQLVRLPYKNIDPGCRIKCFVSHIDSINRFYLQVSDDESAILKMGEDLNSSDFKDSLKLASPLTVSDAVLSEFEEDGALYRSVVKNQEDDSSYKVEFVDYGNSAFVRKEKIYFLPEQFLAQPRFSIPCSLINTCTYRDEASFIEAVTEKPLLVEFVCQIGDQWQVKVELLDDLDGEAESDAILNSTSVAKSKEASQSLLSDFTPSPCKKNLREESQQSEKYIEAASTIKNESLVPEPSAKQKVRKSRGDKQRRLRKKRYKMSKTSSTTVSRDCPDVFIHQTVQAIETETGTILSVQSDSSFYVRLTKENNLLTLMERHIMDNIKKYKTVSEKDVKKDLKCLVQAEDGKWRRAVVQQIHERRFEVFLVDYGITVEIPRGPVPQQCTDLKEVRNLALLCKINSVGLDEGIAAHQCWYEMLKPLVGTEVKLIFVQISEADKVWLVEIALSELLLMCQIKASLHKNGDKTGLAAETQNEASPDGFTADASTPQLLFFAPLETDKAYSGFASAFTTPFEFCVVLEDLLLIMDKVSIMLDNLPVNMPSLPEAHLVPGACCLLMSESKNKWCRAQIIHVDTTVVLKLVDYGHHEVIPFHDLSKLKQLPMELANLPKMTYPCILRGVKPAGVDGQWSDEAAAFFQDCLYEKDLQIFFREFGPNSIWRVDIVADGVHIAKKLVDAGHANYIDVLLGRRFQELSSCKEPQVCDTDEEEVYNQVEATDGCKVNTSVNSESRSSQCFLM; encoded by the exons ATGCAGTCCAAGCTCGGACCAGAACATGAGAA ATCACAAGACTCAGGTGCACTGACACAACATGCCCTTTGGTCAGTGGATCTCAGTTTGACCCACTTGGACTGGAGCCCCGAAGCCACCCTGATACACTTCCAGGGACAGTACCCTTCCATATGTGAACTGGACTACAACATATTGCAGCAAGAACTTCAGAATGTACCAAAGACTAAAGCCGCAGTGGACGTTGCCGATTTCTGCCTAGTTGAAGATGTGACTTCAGCTCGCTGGTTCAGAGGAAGAGTTCAAAACCGAAAGGAGGACTTGCTTGATGTTTTCCTCATAGATTGTGGAAACGTCCTGAGTGTCGACATTGCTCGCATATCTTCCTGTTCGGACGACTTGTTCATCCTGCCTCCAAAAATAGTCAGTGGATTTCTGGCAAATGTACTGATTCTCCAGAATTGTTCTCACTCCGTTGTTGAGCGATATTTGTCGAGCCTGACGGGTAAAAATGTCACAGGTTTTATCCAAGCACTTCTTCCTCACAAAGTCCTTCTTTTTGAAGCGCCTGACATCAACTCTGACCTTGTTCGACATGGCTTTGGGAGACATGTGGACAGAGATACGTTCCTCCTCCTGGTCAGCATGCTTACAGAGGTGCCACTCAAACAAAACATGGAGCCAGTTCCTGACCTGCTCATTGAAAAATCAAGAGGCCAAGAATTTTGCTACAAATCATCTAGCTTGCAGGGATATCAGGACATGTTGTCATTCTGTGGGCCTAAATTTAGTTTTGGGACATGCTCTAAAGTGCGAGTAACTGCTGCTGTCCATCCTGGGCTCTTTTATTGTCAGATGGTTGACACAGAAGCAGAGCTGTGGCAAGTTTCAAAAAAGCTGGCTGAAATTTGTGAGGACAAAACCAAAGGATGCAGTCAGAAGACTCCAGAGAACCTGGGTGTTCTGTGTGCAGTTAAAGGAAAAGATCAGAAATGGCACAGAGGCTTTGTGCAGCTCCTGCCAGCCAACTCTCAAGTAAGAGTTTTCTTCATTGACTACGGTTTCTTTGAGACAGCAAAAGTTGAGAACGTCCACAGCTTACCCCCTGAATTTTACTCAATGCAAATAATGGCGTTTCCGTGCACTCTTCCCCCTCTGGCTGACCAGGACTTGGTGTTCAGAACTCAGCAGATGAGTCTCCTCAAGGCAGGGTTGCTCGGAGCAGTTCTCGATGTGGAGATCACTGGTTTTGATAAAGATAATCATTTGTACACCATCACAGTGCTGAGTGCTAAAGACAAACTCCTGGAAGAACCAGAGCCGATCCAAAATCTTTCCTCCGAGCCACTTTCAGATTTTGAGGAACCGTCCCCTCAGGATCGATATGAGAATTACGAGAAAATCCTGGGTGAAGCATTATACAAAACCCTTGAAGCAGAGGAAATTCAGGTTGGCTCCTTTTTCATGGGCTACGTTGAGTATGCTCAGGATCCAAACCACTTCTGGATCAGAACCCAGAAACGCAACCAGGAGCTTGAGGAAATGATGGGCAAAATAAGGGAGCACTTCAGTCAGGTGAAGCTGGATGAAGATGTACTGCTGAATCCGGAGGTAGGGGCAATGTGCTGTGCTCTGTACAATGAAGACTTTCATTTCTACAGGGGTGTGGTGACAGACATTCTCGAGCACGGAGCTGAAATCCTTTTTATCGACTATGGGAATGTTGAAAAAGTGCCACACAAGTTGATAAAGAACATACCCAAGACATTTGCTGGCATATCCCCCTTTGCTGTCTGTTGCACACTTGTTAACACTTTTCCTTTAGATGACGTCTGGCCTAGCGCAACATGTCAGTTCTTCAGAAAAGCTGTGTCTGGCAAAGCTTTGCTTGTCCACCTaatccagaagaaaaaaaacacatttgtcgTCGACTTGTTTGAGACGGGAAGCGACAGGAGCATGACTGAGGTCTTGATCTCTTCCAAACTGGCTGAGTACATTCCATGTGTAcctgtggagaaaaaacaagatgttttggATAAAGCAAGACGGCTACAACACTCTGaaacaaacatgagaaaagAGCAGCGGCAGGATTGTGAAGGAGAAGTGAGCCTGTGCAGAaatgaaactgagaaaattGAAGTTTCTTgttacaaagttttaaaattcaaGCCAGGGTTCGAGGTCTCTGTGCGCTGCTCCCACATTAACTCTCCATATGACTTCTGGTGCCAGGCTCTAGATAGAAGTCAAGCTTTGGAGAAGCTCATGGATGACATCCAGCTCCATTACTCAGCTCACACAGTTCCCCTCAATCCAGAAGAGTTGTGTTGCATTGTAAAGTCACCTGAAGATGGACGCTGGTACAGGGGCTTAGTCATTGGAAACAGGAAGAGCCAAGTCATCGTGATGCTGGTTGACTACGGTTCCATTATCCCGGTCACACCTTCTCATCTTCAGGCAATTATGCCAGAATATCTTCTCTTGGAAGGACAAGCTTTCAGATGCAGCCTTTATAACCTCATTGAACCAGCAGATCCAAAATACTGTGGCGATTGGAGTCCCCATGCATGCaactttctgaaaagttttgcCCTCAACAGTGAAGGTgttctgaaatgtaaaatttcatccctgttgaatgtgaaaaacaaaggcATTTGCAACGTCGTTTCTCTCCATAACacccaaacacagcaaagcGCTGCAAATACACTTATCGAGCAGGGACTTGCAAGAGTAGCAACTTCATCAACGAGGCAAAACTCTGATGTGTTCCCCGAGTCTTTCATCTACTCTTCGTTTGACCTAAGTCCTGGAGATGAATTACAGGTCTATGTTACGCATGTCAACAGCCAGTGTGAAGTCTACTGCCACCTCGAGAAGAACACAGAAATCATTGAAGAACTCGAGATTAAAATCTTAGAGGcaactgaaaacatgcaaaccaGGAAAGGAGCTGTTGTGAGAAAGATGTGCCTCGCAAAATACTTGGATGGCAAATGGTACAGGGGTATAACCTTAAGTGTTCAGTCATCCCTGCATGTTGGCGTTTTCTTTGTTGACTACGGAAACGCAAACATATCCGAGATGAAGTCTGTCATGTTCATTTCCAGGAGGTGTGAAGAATTGTTGTATACGCCAATGCAGGCCGTAAGATTCAACCTCCATTCAGTGCCCACAGAGGAACTCTACGCAGATGCCGTGGAGTGGCTCATCAATGCAGTCCTCAATAGGCTGGTGAGAGTTGTTATACTAGGAAAGAGGGATGATGGATCATTTGATGTTGAGCTGTTTGATGGAGAGATCAACATCAATGAGAAGCTGAAGGAGCTTATTTTGAGTCTTTCCCAGAAACCAAAGACTGCAGTCAGATTTTCTgtaagctgcagaaaaacaaaaaagcaaaaccagtGCAAAAAATGTGATATAGGCACATTCAGGACTCTACTAAAAGTGCGCAGTTCATCGCCATCTAAAGTTATTGgtgcaaaactgaaaaacaccCAGAATTCTGCACTTGGTAGAGCCCCAAACAGGAAGGCACAAGAACGTGTGCAAAATCAAAAGAGGACTAGTCCTATAAAACCTCAAATCAAGTCCACAAGTGAAAACCAACATGCAAAGCAAACACAgcacagaaaggaaaaagaaacgcCACAACTGGTGCGGCTGCCATATAAGAACATAGATCCTGGATGTaggataaaatgttttgtgtccCACATTGACTCCATCAATAGGTTTTACCTCCAGGTGTCAGATGACGAATCTGCCATCCTGAAAATGGGCGAAGATCTCAACTCCAGTGACTTCAAAGATTCCTTGAAGCTGGCCTCACCCTTGACCGTCAGTGATGCTGTTTTGTCAGAGTTTGAGGAGGATGGTGCCCTGTATCGTTCAGTTGTGAAGAACCAGGAAGACGATTCCTCCTACAAGGTGGAGTTTGTGGACTACGGAAACTCAGCATTTGTAAGAAAGGAAAAGATCTACTTTTTACCGGAGCAGTTCCTAGCCCAGCCAAGGTTTAGCATACCATGTTCACTGATTAACACATGCACCTATAGAGATGAAGCTTCTTTCATTGAAGCTGTGACAGAGAAGCCACTCTTGGTTGAGTTTGTTTGTCAGATTGGGGATCAGTGGCAAGTCAAGGTTGAGCTTCTTGATGATCTTGACGGAGAAGCTGAAAGTGATGCAATACTTAATAGCACCTCTGTAGCAAAAAGCAAAGAAGCGAGTCAATCACTTTTATCTGATTTCACTCCAAGTCCCTGTAAAAAGAATCTCAGAGAAGAAAGTCAGCAAAGTGAAAAGTACATAGAAGCAGCATCCACCATAAAAAATGAGAGTTTGGTGCCAGAACCATCAGCCAAGCAGAAAGTCCGAAAATCCAGGGGGGATAAACAAAGACGCTTGAGAAAAAAGCGCTACAAGATGTCCAAAACATCTTCCACCACAGTCTCCAGGGACTGTCCAGATGTGTTCATCCATCAGACTGTTCAGGCCATAGAGACAGAAACTGGAACCATTCTTTCAGTCCAGAGTGACAGCAGCTTTTATGTCAGACTgactaaagaaaacaacttgCTAACATTGATGGAAAGACATATAATGGACAACATAAAGAAGTACAAAACTGTGTCTGAGAAGGATGTCAAAAAAGACCTTAAATGCTTAGTCCAGGCTGAGGACGGCAAGTGGCGGAGAGCTGTTGTTCAGCAGATACATGAGAGAAGGTTTGAGGTCTTCCTGGTGGATTATGGAATAACTGTAGAAATTCCAAGAGGGCCTGTCCCACAGCAATGTACTGACCTGAAAGAGGTCCGAAACCTTGCTTTGTTGTGCAAGATAAACAGTGTTGGACTCGATGAGGGGATTGCAGCTCATCAGTGCTGGTATGAAATGCTCAAACCGTTAGTAGGCACTGAGGTAAAGCTGATTTTTGTCCAAATTTCTGAGGCTGATAAAGTTTGGCTGGTTGAAATCGCCCTGAGTGAACTCTTGCTTATGTGTCAAATCAAGGCTTCATTGCACAAAAATGGAGACAAGACTGGATTAGCAGCTGAAACCCAAAATGAGGCTTCACCAGATGGATTCACCGCAGACGCCAGCACTCCTCAGCTTCTCTTCTTTGCTCCCCTTGAGACAGACAAAGCTTACTCTGGCTTTGCATCAGCATTTACCACTCCCTTTGAGTTTTGTGTTGTCCTCGAAGATTTACTCCTCATCATGGATAAAGTGTCTATAATGTTGGACAACCTGCCTGTCAATATGCCTTCTCTTCCAGAGGCCCACCTGGTTCCAGGTGCCTGCTGCCTGTTGATGTCTGAATCCAAGAACAAGTGGTGCAGGGCTCAAATCATTCACGTTGACACCACAGTGGTCCTGAAACTCGTCGATTATGGGCATCATGAGGTCATTCCATTCCATGACCTCTCAAAGCTGAAGCAGCTTCCGATGGAGCTTGCAAACCTCCCAAAAATGACTTACCCCTGCATTCTGAGAGGGGTGAAACCGGCCGGTGTGGACGGACAGTGGAGTGATGAGGCAGCAGCCTTCTTCCAGGATTGTTTGTACGAGAAAGATCTGCAGATTTTCTTCAGAGAGTTTGGCCCCAACTCCATCTGGAGAGTGGACATTGTTGCTGATGGAGTCCATATCGCCAAGAAGCTGGTGGATGCTGGACATGCGAACTATATAGATGTATTGCTTGGACGCAG GTTTCAGGAGTTGAGTTCCTGTAAAGAACCTCAGGTTTGTGATACCGATGAGGAAGAGGTCTACAATCAAGTTGAGGCTACTGATGGGTGCAAAGTGAACACCTCAGTCAACTCAGAGTCCAGATCAAGTCAAT GTTTCCTGATGTGA